The following are encoded in a window of Hippoglossus stenolepis isolate QCI-W04-F060 chromosome 10, HSTE1.2, whole genome shotgun sequence genomic DNA:
- the LOC118116722 gene encoding uncharacterized protein LOC118116722, whose amino-acid sequence MGGRRTPAQVLLLSAVGVVCLSTLVSTMVVLNTTSGPDSPENSQPSPSSGYQETCQAANLRDASHRVSAAVDTLAVELSCKGRKNGSLSEDKSMELEQNLRKIVDLTLKVFFDLSANESGFNVLDIFGILDSLSLGNHSDPGFLRLWFSLKMAPLLPHVDESFLISLSRQNFTCSAFKELVGAMNEELETSERMKRKLIYTSFIKAYLSRKNLPDPGCTKQVNQSEEWIQRFVGNFFVYASLEDLKEINPNFKAEDVFGKLSPDQKAELILDPNSGALRNETIVREVFKSLNMSHDDKQLRQFFLAFTRINMQKNITLITNPAVRGTILNLTLTALAPGFKDFEPEDFTLWFQVNLATVTASLHPGSLVVIPSNISCTSFAAILTGLRKPLESLPLHRSHDVRSAIASFKETFPRCTVAESLMCKQTLVDEDLICAAVNRSQLDQTLSIGNSSEAMCNVTVIAHACSSATHLTPNNLVKS is encoded by the exons ATGGGGGGCCGCAGAACGCCAGCCCaggttctgctgctgtcagctgtcGGGGTTG TTTGTCTATCGACACTGGTCTCCACAATGGTGGTG CTAAATACAACATCAG GGCCAGATTCACCTGAAAACAG CCAACCCAGTCCAAGTAGTGGTTACCAGGAAACTTGCCAAGCAGCAAATCTGCGAGATGCCAGTCACAGA GTGTCAGCTGCTGTTGATACACTGGCAGTGGAACTATCCTGTAAAGGGAgaaaaaatggaagcttatcAGAAGACAAGTCCATGGAGTTGGAACAAAACCTCAGAAAGATTGTGGACTTGACTTTGAAAGTCTTCTTTGACctg AGTGCCAATGAATCTGGATTCAATGTTCTGGATATATTTGGCATCTTGGACAGTCTAAGTCTGGGTAACCACAGTGATCCAGGATTCCTCAGACTGTGGTTCTCACTAAAGATGGCTCCTCTTTTGCCCCATGTTGATGAAAGCTTTTTGATCAGCCTCAGTCGACAGAACTTCACCTGCAGTGCTTTCAAAGAATT GGTTGGGGCAATGAACGAAGAACTGGAGACTtctgagaggatgaagagaaaactGATCTACACAAGCTTTATTAAGGCCTATCTTTCAAGAAAGAACTTACCAG ACCCTGGATGCACCAAACAAGTGAATCAGAGTGAAGAATGGATACAAAGATTCGTTGGAAATTTCTTTGTCTATGCAAGTCTGGAGGATCTAAAAGAAATCAATCCCAATTTCAAAGCA GAAGATGTTTTCGGTAAGCTTTCACCAGACCAGAAGGCTGAGCTGATCCTGGATCCCAACAGCGGGGCTTTGAGGAATGAGACCATTGTCAGGGAGGTGTTCAAAAGCTTGAACATGTCCCACGATGACAAACAGCTTCGTCAGTTTTTCCTGGCTTTTACTCGCATCAACATGCAG AAAAACATCACCTTGATCACAAACCCAGCTGTACGAGGCACCATCTTGAACCTGACCTTAACAGCCCTTGCTCCGGGATTTAAAGACTTTGAGCCTGAAGACTTCACGCTGTGGTTCCAGGTCAATTTGGCCACTGTGACGGCCAGCCTCCATCCTGGCAGCTTGGTGGTGATCCCGAGCAATATCAGCTGTACATCCTTCGCAGCTAT ACTCACTGGTCTTAGGAAACCTTTGGAATCCTTGCCACTACACCGTTCACATGATGTGAGATCAGCCATAGCTTCATTCAAGGAGACTTTCCCAC GTTGCACAGTTGCAGAGTCCTTGATG TGCAAACAGACCTTGGTTGATg aGGACCtcatctgtgctgctgtcaaTAG ATCACAACTCGACCAAACCTTGTCTATTGGCAATTCCTCTGAAGCCATGTGCAATGTGACTGTCATCGCGCATGCCTGTTCCTCT GCTACACATCTCACACCCAACAACTTGG TGAAGTCTTGA